The genomic DNA TAGGGCTTGTCTGGATAATGACACTGCTCAAAAGCAATTAGATTCCTAAGAATGCTTTCTGTTGAGTGGTTTACTTTTAATTGTGGGAACAGAAATCTAGCTTTGAAGCATGGAAAACAGCCACAAAGAAACAAGGACAAAAAATGCCTTTTCTTAAACTTTATGTCAAGTAAGGATCTATTATAAACTTTCTCGAGGCTTATGCCAGCTTCATTCAACTTTGTTGCAGTCCTTGACATCAAACACTCATTTTGAGAATCCATATATTGATCGCTTAGTTTCATTGGGAGATATGAATATCTAATCAAATCGGTGAAATGGAGTGATTTCTCCCAATTTTTTTCCTCAAACATTCTTTCTGATGACTCCTTGTGATGAGGGTAACAAGATGCAAAATACTCATGTGCTAGCTTGATAAACCGATTGTGGTTTTTGACACTGCTTGGAACAACCGTGTCATATAATTTTTCTAACACATAGATTGGAAGCTGATTCTCAAGAAGCAACAAATCCCGTTGGATACTTTTGCTTACACAATGTTGAGTTACTATGTAATCATCTTTGTGTTCccatctttttttctctctaagaAACAACTCCATGATGAACACAGCATCCAATAGTATCATATCAACAAATTGTTTCTGGCTAATATCAACAAAAATTTTCTGGTAACAGTGGCGAATATTATGTTCTTCTTGTTCAAGGAAAGTTTTGTAGTTCATTAAATCACTTTTTTGGTCTAGGCGATtccaaaagaaatgaaaatatctCTGTTTGTGTTCTTGCATATCCTCATGTGTTTTGTTGCTATGGTGGATAGGTCCAATTGATATGAGTAGAGGTGTATAATCTTCTTCCTTCACATTCAAAAGAGTAGTAGGAACCTTGTAGATACAACATTGAGGCCAAAGGGGAGGCTCTATATTTTCAGGGATGTTAATTatttgttggatatgatattcaACAGAGGAAGATTCCATGATATTCAGGCTGTGTttgaataaacaatttaattaagtatttacatataaatcatttttataacaaaaatagaaatgatgTTAAACTGTTTTTATGTAAGCTATAAGTCATTTTAATAAGCTATTCAGAGAGACTCCCTAATTAATTTCATGAACAAAAACTTAGTTTTATAGAcagctattttttttctttcaaaaatcatgtatgaataaactataataaaacaacacaacatgAATTCATAATATACTATAACATGCAgtgattaataaatttttaaaaaaaataaaaatcataatttgacAAAGGTCACATACctttgttgttataagctgaAAAGTTAGGAGATTAGTAATTGATCCAGCCCTTCTTCTAGATTAATGCTGCAAAACAAACATCAATAGAATGAAATTTTGAGTTGAATGCAAAAGGAATGATAAAGTTAGGgttataaataaagaaagagatTTACATTCTGAAATGAACGAGAGAGGAACAATGTTGGTAAGTGAAGATTCTGGAAACGTGAAGGGCATGGGTTTTGAGTGTTTCTATGTTTGATTCATGGTTGAAAAATGTACTGAGAATGTTTGGGTATGATAGATAGTGAATGAGAGTGGGTGAGTATTTTTGGTAAGTGAATTTTTTGGTGAGTAACTGTGATAGTTACTCTCACACCTACCGTTAATTATTGGTGGCGTTTAATTAAGAATTATTGCTATAATAAAGTGAAGAAATAAAGGTcagcattttttttataatagttcATAAATTTACACCATTGGGTTGGGTACAGCTGATACTGCATTTTGTTAATATAGAATATCAGAATTACCGCACAACAAATGTATTATGcttaaaactataaaatatCTCGTCTCAAGATTTTAAATTGTTTCTTTGTGATCATTGTGTTAATGTCACGAGAGCATGTGAGAAATCGAACTTATTATCTACATAACGTATCAacttcttgttaaaaaaatgaagcCATTAATGCTACCTAAAACATGAAGCCACTTACCTTAACTAAACGATAATCGGCTAGATGAGATCAAAATTAGTAATTTGAACCTAAGATAAACGGAGTGGTGCATCGAAAATTTAAAGTCTTTGGTTatctttattaattaattttgttagatcCACGTGaatttaacctaatatttttccttcaatttgcTGTATTAGCTTAGCAGTCTTTAACCTAATAAATTCAATCTAAAAAAATgtatcgcaccaatttcattcatatcctcttttttttttttttttttttttttacaatattttctacacttatcctAATATTTTCCCTCCCTATTTGCTGTATTAGGTTACCAgtaatttaacctaacaaatttcatctaaaaaaatgcatcgcacaaatttcattcctatcctcttacttttttttgacaatattttctacacttatccttatttattaattttgttaggtctgcagCAACTTAATCGAATATTTCCCTCctatttgctttattaggtaagcagtaatttaacctaacaaatttcatctaaaaaaatgcatcgcaacaatttcattcatatcctcttgccttcttttttacaatattttctacacttatccttgtttattaattttgttagatcTGTAGCAacttaacctaatattttcccTCTCTATTTGCTGTATTAGGTTAGCAGTAATTTAAcataacaaatttcatctaaaacaAAGCATcacaccaattttatttttatcctcttgccttttttttttataatattttctacacttatccttatttattaattttgttagatcTGTAGCAacttaacctaatattttcccTCTCTATTTGTTGTATTAGGTTAACAGTAATTTAACCTAACGAAGACAATTTCCTTTGACTGTATCATTTGCAATGACAATTAACAAAAGTCAAGGGCAGTCGCTTAAATATGTTGGTGTATATCTACCAACACCTGTATTTTCTTACGGACAGTTGTATGTTGCTGTTTCAAGAGTTACATCCAAAGAAGGATTAAAGATATTGATCActgatgaagatggtgaagatACCAATGTAACATCTAACGTCGTATATGAGGAAGTATTTCGCAATGTGTGATGAAACTACATGCCAATGTACTaaatatttcatatttcttttaccgaattattgataggattaccgaattttcttttataatatttttcagattttatacattttatgaagtgttttattttgtctactatggattatcacgtgttatttttttcaccgttaccaattatatattgcattttattattcgtatgtcaatcccTTAGCAATAAACTCGCGCGGAGCACGGCCAAACATCTAGTATTCCTAAACTTTGAGGACGAAATTAAAAAGGGAGAAGAATGTAACAAgacaattgcttttttgacataaaaacttCATAAATACACACGTAAAATACTTAAATAcccccagcggtagttaactatcgcaACTATAGctggaaaattgcttttctgctCTCTATTCTCTCTCATCCCTTCCATCTCTgttctctctattgcttttcttttcaaaatcatttttcaatttatgcCTATTACTTATTCCTTATTTCCATAACTCACTGTGAATAAGGAACTGCAAAATCTTCTCTTCCTTCACCTCAAAATCTAAACCGACATCATTCACTTATGTAAAGGTTCTGTTTTTAATCACCAAACAGTCATTCACCGCATTaatcaaatctaaaaaaaaaaaatcaccaccATGATTACAAAATTCACCACAATCGAATAACACCCTTTATAAGTTTCCAAACCCTAATTTGCTAAACAATTGATGACATcattatataaaatcaaaaaacatATGAATCATATGATGAGAATAATTTGGAATAGTTCATATTGGCCCACAAGAGTAGCAAGATTCAGTGGTATATGAAAGTGATCTATGAACAAGGAAAGTAGCAAGATTCGGTGGTATATGAAAGTGGAATCGGGTATTGTGTCTGAGGTGAAGGAAGAGAAGAAGGGTATTGTTTGAGGTGAAGGAAGAGAAGAATTTGAAAACGTACATATGCTGTATAGGCATAGATTGAAAAATGAATTCAGTGGTAGTTAACTCCCACTGAGTGCCAGCAATTAACTGCCGCTGGTTTGtagaacggtagttaactaacTGCCGCTGCACTCAGCGGTGGTTAATTACCGTTGGAggcatttaagtattttttacTTGTGTCATTGTGAAGTTTCTTATGtcagaaaatcaattttcatgtAACAATCCGCAAATAAAGGAACATTGTTACAGACAGAGCTAttattcttgtcttgtagcagagacacaaactgagtagtggagatagtggttgtacacttcgtacaattgtactttgtcaacgctcttcaaagaacaagcatccaatgctttcaaatcctttcaaaatagtcgttgcttcactcttctggtcttctgcaatgcttagacgagattgAATCCAATGAACAACCTTTGAAGTTTTAAGTCTTGCATTTCCTGATGAACTTTAGCTTCTTGTGATCTTTAGCttttgatgaacttgcttctgatgacgtcatcacttcaggagcactagACTTCAGCAACGCTTCTCTTTAGACGCTTCAaacttcctttttgttgattccttagctctcttttgttcttccagaacctaataaagatatcaaatttttgtctatggtcctgtacacttgaacaaatattagcaattccaattgacaatttttaatatcttgttatcatcaaaactcttaaagggtaatgttacacattttgttccaagaCACTcaccctataaaaaaaattggttgttctTAAAATGTGCcaaacaattatcaaataaaTTGGTGATATTTTGTTGGGCCCTTTGTTCTTAATAATGTGcctcactaatattaaaaagtcTAACACTAATTTTGTGTCatgtattattgttgttatgagtttaacattttagaattttccatccaaaagtttaaaatttaattaattacgtGTTGATATACTTTTACTTTTTTGGTGTTATTATTCTTAGTTGCTAAAATTTAAGCTTACTTTGTAGATGCTATTGTTCTCTacttcaacaatattttattttgttttgttgtctatgaagtatttgatttattttcagatgtcgtctaaaaaaacatttatttggtagtgaaaagcgaaaaaaaaaaaaactaaatgacgacctaataaaattacaacaatGAGCTACAAAAATTTATGATGTATTATGTAATGGACCATTTTCTCATATTAAGTCTAAGTCTACGGCCAGCAAAACTCTAGAAACTAGTATTTTCCTTATTGCTAAAAAGCCTATTATAAAGTTCGGTTCACAAAACCCAAACATATAAAAGCCAACATTAATAaagactaatacctcaaattcgtccttgaattttgaaaaatcggccaatttcgtccctgaatttttcgaaatatcaaattagtccctgaatttacaaaatgtcaatcaaattagtccctccgttaagttggtctgttaacggaggtgacgttTCACGTTAACCTCTGACAAAGCTTACCACGTCAAATAccacgcaagcagggaccaaactgattgatttacagaaaatttcgaaggacgaaattgatggatttacacaaaatttccaaggaccaaattgatggattttcagaaaattggcaATGGCTCTTTCCCTTCTTTGTGAGTAACGACTCTTTCTCCACTTCCTCATTAAGGGCTATtccttccccaaatatataaatttggaaccctaatgttataattccttacatagagttcaaaatccccaatGTGGAAGATGTGGATTGATGGAACATAACTCAAGAAGTTGTGCAAAGTAAGGTGTGGCTAGGAGACCAAAGAATTGGATTGACACTGAGCCTGAAGAACAAGTACAAAGTAATGTGGCAAGTGTAGAAACTGTTGTTAAGAATGTTGCTACTGAGATGCAACAAGAGGATGTTGTTAgagttccaaatccaaattacgggccatccgcttctactcaaccccaatacatggagtttatcccaactccaGGATTTCCAAAACAGTGATGCATGTTTTAATTATGCttttggactagtttaattaatgcttttttggctatgtactgttgtttttttggctatgtaattACTTATTAACATCGAATATTGACTTATGATATAATGCAaatgtttgtctttttataatcaaagtgtttctcttttactttttactttattcagcaaatgtatgcacAAAGGATCAAATTGATTTCTGTTATgataattcaaggaccaatttgatggtattttcactaatttgaggaTCGAAATGACGGATATGAATATAATTCAAGGACGAAATTGgctgatttttcaaaattcaaggacgaatttgaggtattagtccaTTAATAAACTATGAAATTCAAATTTACATTACACGGGTCAAAGATGTAGTATCATCACAAAATGcgaaataaatcaaatttgtttGCTATTTAATTAAGCCAATTATTTATTCTTGCGGACCAAAATTAAGCCAATTTAAATTAGGTCTTTGAATTTGCAAAtcatttcaaataaattttttgtcttggaaatataggatgttacttttgataaagtaatgattgcacaatttttttgtctacaaataaattttttgtccattAGGGCAATGATTAAGGAAtctacaaataaattttttggcttggaaatataagatgttacttttgatAAAGTAATGATTGCACAACTTTTTCATGAAAACTTATTTGTTTTAGATGTTTAACCATTGCACTTGGAGCACTGGTTAATATTCTCCTTTaattagtactccctccgtcccaaattgtacgtcattttagaaaaaatatttgtcccaaattgtatgtcgttttataataccaatgaaatattaatgttactttttctattatatccttaactatttattactccatcttctttcaattccttcatttatctttcccatatcatttattaaggacaattttgtaaaataactcataatatctctttcccacacaatattaattacatttcttaatatgtgtgaaatggccaaaacgtcatacaatttgagatggagggagtaataggcttaattacacttttggtcctaccATTTTGACCAACTAACGAAAATGGtcatatcttttttaaatggaacaaaatcgtccttaaactatatgttttttgcagttttagtcttATCTCTCTATTTCCAATTCCAGAAACGCatagaaatgacagttttagtccaaccacttATGCtaaaccatgaaataaacaaaaaataaaacatgtgggtacaaggaatctactttattcagcacactaacctattagaaattagggtttttcttggtttgtgtgctgaacaaagaagattccttgtacccacatgatttattccttgtttatttcatggttgcgCGTAGGTGgctggactaaaactgtcatttgtgtgcgtttctggagttggaaatagggagatatgactaaaactgcaaaaaacatataatttagggatgattttgttcgatttaaaagaggtatgaccaatttcgtgagttggtcaaaatgcaaggaccaaaaatgtaattaagccttaataATATTGTTCGATGACAGTGTTGTGTTTTCTCCTACTTGGAAAATTCACTGAGATAATCAATATCTCACCcatattgttgatattttttacaTGCATAAGCTTTGTTATTCAAAAAACTTTGAAGCCGGATCAGAGTTACATTCTAAGTCTAAGGCTTTagcttaattttatatttatcgaAAGAGTTgtaaatccaaatattatttGAAGTCAAATACTGATTTAGGATTTTATTTGTAAAGATTAATTTAACTTTGCATGTTTTATATAAGATGTATGAAAGGAAAGTCCTTCGACATGtttcataagaaaaaaggaTTTAAGTTCCACCCAGAAAATGAGGCGTTGCATATGTTACCTCCAACAACTTGTCGGTTCCAAGCTCCTGAAAGTTCTAAGATCTCTTTCTCTTTAGTCCTTAAACTTTAGGGTTATGATATTTATTGAAGTAAAACTTAGAAAAGTCAAAgaaactcacacagtgcattttATTAGGAATTCTTGAAAAGGAAAACGTATATATTTAAGAATGTTGTTATATCTCGTGAGAGATTTGCTAGCGAAAATTTCAcgataaatcttttttttatatttcaatcctttttcttttaaactttAGGAATGATTATGTTTctaacatcatcatcttcctccTCTCTTTCCAGTCAAGAGAGGTAACTAACATCAAAACGGATTATTTTTTAGCAAACTAACATCATATCCTTGCaattatataagtttttttttttttttttttttttttcttctttgttgcgATATTCTTGaaaaaagttcttttttttttggatgtggGAGAAATGGTTAAACTTATGATATGACATGTTAGAATATTCTAATTCCTTTGTAAATTTCAGTTGGGTGTGTTCCTTGTGTTCATAACTATCCTATAGTTAGTTGAGTTAGTTTCTAGCATCTATTTGATTCTAAAGATGagatttttagttttgtttgggATTATTAGTTTACTCACATattcttaatgtttttttttttttggtacaacacATATTCTTAATGTTACAACTATCCTAATAAAGAATGTTTATAATAAAGAATAAAGATAGAGATTAAAGAATATAAGTCGGTGCAATGTAATTTTTGAAATACTCATGATGTGCGGTTTCACGATATTAtgcatttttgtttatttaaatacgGGTAGTTTATGACCGGGTTGTCTTCAAGTCGGACTTAGCTACTCTAGTGCAAGCTCTATCGTCTTCAGGTCATGGTGATTCGAAGTTCTATGCTATTGTTTCTAGTATTATTTATTAGTTATCTTTACATTTCAACTTCGTGGTGAAATTTGTTAGGAGACAAGCGAACATGGTTGCTCATACTTTAGCTAAGGCGGTCTGTTCTTAGGCTAGTCAccgtattttttattcttatccttCTTATATTGAACATtggttgattaatgataatagttaaatttgctttggtaaaaaaaaaaaaaaatacggaTAGTTTATTTAAATCTTTATACTGAGTGGTTGTTTATGGACACTTATTTAAATCTTTATACGGGTAGTTTATTCGAACCGGTCCGGCCGTGAACCGGTGGGTATGCCGGTTCGAGCCTTAAGTTAGATCGGCCATGTAATTAAACCGGTATAAATCGGTAAGACTCGTTAAAAATCAGCGACTCGGCCGATTTTCGGTTCAATCGgtttaatagttttttaatataattttcagTCATAATTAGTCATTAACTACATCATTATTCACGATTAATAGTGATTAATGCAAATTAAATGCGGAGTTCATTAGCTTTAACGGCTTGGACTTCAAATTTGtttagaaaatatcaaaatttgaaaaaacacctaattaaaagaaaactttACCACTGCGCAACAACTAAATGCTTGTGTCACAAATGAAGTGTATTATATGTATAAGATATTACAtcatcatttaagaaaaaatacacatctattttcttttgttcaaaaaatagtaataatacatatcttttaaaaaaaatatataaatataaataaatagcaTCTctacctaaaaaaataaataaatataaatatcatttttttttttataaaatctacgtattatattaatattaatagatatgcaaatcaaaatatatttctagttttctcaaaaaaaaaatatatatcttgtcAACGATATACGGTTTAATCCGGTTCAGTCACGCGGTTCAACaatgactcagtggttcgaccattaaCTCAATGATCCAGTGCCCCTACCGAGTCGATGACTGAGCcgaattttaaaactatgaaaaaaactactccctccgtcccaaattgtatgacgttttgggcatttcacacatattaaaaaatgtaattaatattgtgtgggaaaaaaatattatgagttgttttacaaaattgtcctcaataattgatatgagaaagataaatgaaggaattgaaagaagagagagtaataaatgattaaggatataataggaaaagtaacataatttttcattggtattgtaaagcgacatatattttgggacaaatattttttataaactgacatacaatttgggacggagggagtatacagTCCCAACAATAATTCTGTTAATCTTGGCTTTGATAAAGTTGGTgataaaaaatcaaagctcaACAACATTAATACAACATGAAATTCGAATTTGCATCGCAAGGGTCAAATACCTAGTATCGCAAAATGGGAAATAAATCAAATTAGTTTGTTCTTAATTAAGCCAATTTATTCTTGGGGACCAAAATGAGAAAAGTCATTGGATAACACTTTTCcttcatttgttaaaaaaaaaaaaacacttttccttcatttgttaaaaaaaaaaaaacacttttccTTCAGACAGGCTAATTAATAGGTCAACCAGGTTAATTAACAGGTCAACCATTTAATTCACAAATTAcgaaataatttgaatttgcaAATCATTTCCTTTGTTGGAAGCAATTATAAATTAAGATTGATGTAGTCTTGTTGGCATGGTGCATACAACAATGGCAGTTCCAAGTACAATTACCTTCAAATTATCGATACTCCTAATCATACTATTCTCATTTGAAGCTAGAGAAACTATAGCTATTAGCCTTACTGAAAAAGTTACTATTACCAATGATGTAACTGATCCAACTCCCAAAACCATCACTTTTAATTGCAAATCCAAAGATGATGATCTTGGAGTTCACACACTCATGTTTGGAGAAATTTACAGGTTTTCATTCAgaccaaaaatattatatcCAATTGTTCATCCAACGGTATTCTCCTGCAGTTTTACATGGCTTGGTAACCCCCATCGTCATTATTTTGACATTTACGACCAATCACGTGACAGGTGCTTCCATTGCGATtggaaaataaacttaaatggaggCTGTTTGAACGGTGATAAGTGTCGTCCTTGGAAAAGTGTCCAATTAATGGTTGCATAAAACACTTCAAAATGGCTGCAAGGGAATGGTGTATAACATTTTCATTGTGATCCTCTTTTCAAcaagtttatttaaattatttatcatataataACTACCatgaatatgaattttacaaTCATTTGTTGTTATAAGCATCCATTTGAATATCGATTAAAAAAAACCTCCATTTGTCCGCTTGAAATGCCTCCATTTAGCTTTAATATCATAAAGAACAAGATCTTTTTCTTTGACTAATCATAAAGAATGAGAtttgtttaccaaaaaaatgtaaagagcGAAAAGGAAGAtttgattgatattgaacacCAAAAGCTGCTACCTTTGAAGAAATTTCCAGCACTCTGCGAAAAGGAAATGGCATACCTTTAATTCAATTGAATATTCATAATCACATTATCAATAGACGTAGAAACTAAAGTAGACGACTCTTGAATTCTCACTGCTCTGTCAACAAACTAAAATCAAGCAAAGCAATCAAGACAGTAATCCATTTTTGCTATGATTGGTAAAATAGTACTAAAATTAGTTTGAACAATAACAAAGCCTATGTATTATTCCCCTTGTCCTGTTATGTACTAAATTTGCatccttcttttttatttgtttctgtttCTCTGCTCATGCTATGTGGACATTGGTTTTATGTGGCTGATTGTCATCAATGTTACTCGACATTCCTATCATAAATACCGAGCTAGCTTCACTCATTTACATTGTCATCTCAAC from Medicago truncatula cultivar Jemalong A17 chromosome 8, MtrunA17r5.0-ANR, whole genome shotgun sequence includes the following:
- the LOC25500007 gene encoding UPF0481 protein At3g47200, with product MESSSVEYHIQQIINIPENIEPPLWPQCCIYKVPTTLLNVKEEDYTPLLISIGPIHHSNKTHEDMQEHKQRYFHFFWNRLDQKSDLMNYKTFLEQEEHNIRHCYQKIFVDISQKQFVDMILLDAVFIMELFLREKKRWEHKDDYIVTQHCVSKSIQRDLLLLENQLPIYVLEKLYDTVVPSSVKNHNRFIKLAHEYFASCYPHHKESSERMFEEKNWEKSLHFTDLIRYSYLPMKLSDQYMDSQNECLMSRTATKLNEAGISLEKVYNRSLLDIKFKKRHFLSLFLCGCFPCFKARFLFPQLKVNHSTESILRNLIAFEQCHYPDKPYICNYVSLLDSLIDTKDDAELLVEKDMIVHELGSHEELTSLVINLSKHVVTNSSCYYQLMEDLNEHYNSGWRKAMGPLRRYGSTLLGIGAVIFTLFHFLWSPRY